Proteins encoded in a region of the Orcinus orca chromosome X, mOrcOrc1.1, whole genome shotgun sequence genome:
- the SLITRK2 gene encoding SLIT and NTRK-like protein 2, translating into MLSGVWFLSVLTVAGILQTESRKTAKDICKIRCLCEEKENVLNINCENKGFTTVSLLQPPQYRIYQLFLNGNLLTRLYPNEFVNYSNAVTLHLGNNGLQEIRTGAFSGLKTLKRLHLNNNKLEVLREDTFLGLESLEYLQADYNYISAIEAGAFSKLNKLKVLILNDNLLLSLPSNVFRFVLLTHLDLRGNRLKVMPFAGVLEHIGGIMEIQLEENPWNCTCDLLPLKAWLDTITVFVGEIVCETPFRLHGKDVTQLTRQDLCPRKSTGDSGQRAGHADTHVQRLSPTMNPALNPTRAAKASRPPKMRNRPTPRVTVSKDRQSFGPIMVYQTKSPVPLTCPSSCVCTSQSSDNGLNVNCQERKFTNISDLQPKPTSPKKLYLTGNYLQTVYKNDLLEYSSLDLLHLGNNRIAVIQEGAFTNLTSLRRLYLNGNYLEVLYPAMFDGLQSLQYLYLEYNVIKEIKPLTFDALINLQLLFLNNNLLRSLPDNIFGGTALTRLNLRNNHFSHLPVKGVLDQLPAFIQIDLQENPWDCTCDIMGLKDWTEHANSPVIINEVTCESPAKHAGEILKFLGREAICPDGPNLSDGTILSMNHNTDTPRSLSVSPSSYPELHTEVPLSVLILGLLVVFILSVCFGAGLFVFVLKRRKGVPSVPRSANNLDVSSFQLQYGSYNTETQDKADGHVYNYIPPPVGQMCQNPIYMQKEGDPVAYYRNLQEFSYSNLEEKKEEPATLAYTISATELLEKQATPREPELLYQNIAERVKELPSAGLVHYNFCTLPKRQFAPSYESRRQNQDRINKTVLYGTPRKCFVGQSKPDHPLLQAKPQSEPDYLEVLEKQTAISQL; encoded by the coding sequence ATGCTGAGCGGCGTTTGGTTCCTCAGTGTGTTAACCGTGGCCGGGATCTTACAGACCGAGAGTCGCAAAACTGCCAAAGACATTTGCAAGATCCGCTGCCTGTGCGAAGAGAAGGAAAACGTACTGAATATTAACTGCGAAAACAAAGGATTTACAACTGTCAGCCTGCTCCAGCCCCCCCAGTATCGAATCTATCAGCTTTTCCTCAATGGCAACCTCCTGACGAGACTGTACCCCAACGAGTTCGTCAATTACTCCAACGCGGTTACTCTCCACCTGGGTAACAACGGGCTGCAGGAGATCCGAACCGGGGCGTTCAGCGGCCTGAAAACCCTCAAGAGGCtgcacctcaacaacaacaagcTCGAAGTACTGAGGGAGGACACCTTCCTGGGCCTCGAGAGCCTCGAGTACCTCCAGGCCGACTACAATTACATCAGTGCCATCGAGGCGGGGGCCTTCAGCAAACTGAACAAGCTCAAAGTGCTCATCCTGAATGACAACCTTCTGCTGTCTCTGCCCAGCAATGTGTTCCGCTTCGTCCTGCTGACCCACTTAGACCTGCGAGGGAACCGGCTGAAAGTGATGCCTTTTGCCGGCGTCCTCGAGCATATCGGAGGCATCATGGAGATTCAGCTGGAGGAAAACCCGTGGAATTGCACTTGTGACTTACTTCCTCTCAAGGCTTGGCTGGACACCATAACTGTTTTTGTGGGGGAGATTGTCTGTGAAACTCCCTTCAGATTGCATGGGAAAGACGTGACCCAGCTGACCAGGCAAGACCTCTGTCCCAGAAAAAGTACCGGTGACTCCGGTCAGAGGGCCGGCCACGCTGACACACATGTCCAAAGGCTGTCACCTACAATGAATCCGGCTCTCAACCCAACCAGGGCTGCAAAAGCGAGCCGGCCACCCAAAATGAGAAATCGCCCAACTCCCCGGGTCACAGTGTCGAAAGACAGGCAGAGCTTTGGACCCATCATGGTGTACCAGACCAAGTCCCCGgtgcccctcacctgccccagtAGCTGTGTCTGCACCTCTCAGAGTTCGGACAACGGTCTAAATGTCAACTGCCAAGAAAGGAAGTTCACTAATATCTCCGACCTGCAGCCTAAACCTACCAGTCCAAAGAAACTCTACCTAACAGGGAACTATCTTCAAACTGTCTATAAGAACGACCTCTTAGAATACAGTTCTTTGGATCTATTGCATTTAGGAAACAATAGGATTGCAGTCATTCAGGAAGGTGCCTTCACAAACCTGACCAGTTTACGCAGACTTTATCTGAATGGCAATTACCTTGAAGTGCTATATCCGGCTATGTTTGATGGACTGCAGAGCTTGCAGTATCTCTATTTAGAGTATAATGTCATTAAGGAAATTAAGCCGCTGACCTTTGATGCTTTGATTAACCTACAGCTACTGTTTCTGAATAACAACCTGCTGCGGTCCTTACCTGATAATATATTTGGGGGCACGGCCCTCACCAGGCTGAATCTGAGAAACAACCACTTTTCTCACCTGCCTGTGAAAGGGGTTCTGGATCAGCTTCCGGCTTTTATCCAGATAGACCTGCAAGAGAACCCGTGGGACTGCACCTGTGACATCATGGGACTAAAGGACTGGACAGAGCATGCCAACTCCCCTGTCATCATCAATGAGGTGACCTGTGAATCTCCCGCTAAGCACGCTGGGGAGATCCTGAAGTTTCTGGGCAGGGAGGCTATTTGTCCAGACGGTCCAAACTTGTCAGATGGAACCATTTTGTCAATGAATCACAACACAGACACACCTCGCTCACTTAGTGTGTCTCCCAGTTCCTATCCTGAACTACACACTGAAGTTCcactttctgttttaattttaggaTTGCTGGTTGTCTTTATCTTATCTGTCTGCTTTGGGGCTGGCCTATTCGTCTTTGTCCTGAAACGCCGAAAGGGAGTGCCAAGTGTTCCCAGGAGTGCCAACAACTTAGATGTAAGTTCCTTCCAGTTACAGTATGGGTCTTATAACACTGAGACTCAGGATAAAGCAGACGGCCACGTCTATAACTACATCCCCCCACCTGTGGGTCAGATGTGCCAAAACCCCATCTACATGCAGAAGGAAGGAGACCCAGTGGCCTATTACCGAAACCTGCAAGAATTCAGTTACAGCAAcctggaggagaagaaagaagagccaGCCACACTTGCTTACACTATAAGTGCCACCGAGTTGCTAGAAAAGCAAGCCACCCCAAGAGAGCCCGAGCTGCTGTATCAGAATATCGCTGAGCGCGTCAAGGAACTCCCCAGTGCAGGACTCGTCCACTATAACTTTTGTACCTTACCTAAAAGGCAGTTCGCCCCTTCGTATGAATCTCGACGCCAAAACCAAGACAGAATCAATAAAACCGTTTTATATGGAACTCCCAGGAAATGCTTTGTGGGGCAGTCAAAACCAGACCACCCTTTACTGCAAGCTAAGCCGCAATCAGAACCAGACTACCTCGAAGTTCTGGAAAAACAAACTGCAATCAGTCAGCTGTGA